One Pseudomonas sp. FP1742 genomic window carries:
- a CDS encoding RDD family protein produces MLETTAPPGKATLAPPLDTRYHVETPEGIDLPLRPAGMMVRALAFAIDLGLRGLILGLLFMVLAFLGQLGAGLGSILLFVVSWWYMVLFEVLNKGRSPGKQWMGLRVVQDDGTPIGWSASLVRNLLRFVDMLPFGYFLGAISCLQHPTFKRLGDLAAGTLVVYSEQPLTRPQLPDVPPRRAAFALTLTEQRAILGFAERQSELSEARAGELASILAQPLQVPKSQAVAALNGIARGLLGPL; encoded by the coding sequence ATGCTCGAGACCACAGCTCCGCCAGGGAAAGCAACGCTGGCCCCGCCACTGGACACGCGGTATCACGTCGAAACGCCCGAAGGCATCGACTTGCCACTGCGCCCGGCCGGGATGATGGTCCGCGCGCTGGCCTTCGCCATCGACCTGGGCCTGCGCGGGTTGATCCTGGGCCTGCTGTTTATGGTGTTGGCGTTTCTCGGGCAACTCGGCGCCGGGCTGGGCTCGATTTTGCTGTTCGTGGTGAGCTGGTGGTACATGGTGCTGTTCGAGGTGCTCAATAAAGGGCGCTCGCCCGGCAAGCAATGGATGGGGCTGCGGGTAGTGCAGGACGATGGCACGCCGATCGGCTGGTCCGCGTCCTTGGTGCGCAACCTGTTGCGATTTGTCGACATGTTGCCGTTCGGCTACTTTCTCGGGGCGATCAGTTGCCTGCAACATCCCACGTTCAAACGCCTCGGCGACCTGGCCGCCGGCACGCTGGTGGTCTATAGCGAACAACCGCTCACCCGCCCACAGTTGCCCGATGTCCCACCACGGCGCGCAGCCTTCGCGCTGACGCTGACCGAACAACGCGCCATCCTCGGGTTTGCCGAGCGCCAGAGTGAACTCTCCGAGGCACGGGCAGGCGAGCTCGCCTCGATACTGGCGCAACCGTTGCAGGTACCGAAGTCGCAGGCCGTGGCCGCACTCAACGGCATCGCCCGCGGCCTGTTGGGCCCCCTATGA
- the sbcB gene encoding exodeoxyribonuclease I — MTSIFWYDYETTGINPRCDRPLQVAGIRTDFDLNEIDEPVNLYCQPSDDILPHPAACAITGITPGLLAEQGLSEADFMTRVHAQLAAPGTCGAGYNTLRFDDEMTRYSLYRNFFDPYAREWQGGNSRWDLIDVVRAAYALRPDGLVWPRDDEGRVTLKLERLTAANGIDHGNAHEALSDVRATIALARLIREKQPRLYDWLFQLRSKQKVMDQIRLLQPMVHISGRFSAARHYVGVVLPLAWHPRNRNALIVCDLHLDPQGLLDLDAETLRQRLYTRRDDLAEGELPVPLKLIHINKCPVVAPLSVLRPEDQQRLGLDMALYQERALRLSDAQQVWQDKVSAIYAREDFAASLDPEQQLYDGFIGDRDRRLCEQVRAADPAQLAQEQWPFDDERLPELLFRYRARNFPDTLSLEEQERWRIFCQQRLSAPEWGAPNTLESFLTAVAQLTISPASFQQEVLDDWLIHVQVLRKRLNL, encoded by the coding sequence GTGACCTCGATCTTCTGGTACGACTACGAAACCACTGGCATCAACCCGCGTTGCGACCGCCCGTTGCAAGTGGCGGGGATTCGCACCGACTTCGATCTCAATGAAATAGACGAGCCGGTCAATCTCTACTGCCAACCCAGTGACGACATCCTGCCGCATCCGGCGGCTTGCGCGATCACCGGTATCACGCCCGGCCTTTTGGCCGAGCAAGGTTTGAGCGAAGCCGATTTCATGACACGGGTTCATGCCCAGCTCGCCGCCCCCGGTACCTGTGGGGCGGGGTACAACACGCTGCGTTTCGACGACGAGATGACCCGTTACAGCCTGTATCGAAACTTCTTCGACCCTTATGCACGGGAGTGGCAGGGCGGCAACAGCCGCTGGGACCTGATCGACGTGGTGCGCGCGGCCTATGCCTTGCGCCCCGATGGCCTCGTCTGGCCCAGGGATGACGAAGGGCGGGTGACGCTCAAGCTAGAACGCCTGACCGCCGCCAACGGCATCGATCACGGGAATGCCCACGAGGCGCTATCGGATGTTCGCGCGACCATCGCCCTGGCACGTCTGATTCGCGAAAAGCAGCCGAGGTTATATGACTGGCTGTTTCAGTTGCGCAGCAAACAAAAGGTGATGGACCAGATTCGGCTGTTGCAGCCCATGGTGCACATTAGCGGACGCTTTTCGGCGGCCCGCCATTACGTCGGCGTGGTACTGCCGTTGGCTTGGCATCCGCGTAATCGCAACGCGCTGATTGTCTGCGATCTGCACCTGGACCCTCAGGGGTTGCTCGATCTGGATGCCGAAACCTTGCGTCAGCGGCTTTATACCCGGCGTGACGATCTGGCCGAAGGCGAACTGCCGGTACCGCTCAAGCTCATCCATATCAATAAATGCCCGGTCGTGGCGCCGTTGTCGGTACTTCGTCCCGAAGATCAGCAACGTTTGGGGCTGGACATGGCGCTCTATCAGGAACGGGCGTTGCGGCTAAGTGACGCACAACAAGTTTGGCAAGATAAAGTGTCGGCGATTTATGCCCGCGAGGATTTCGCCGCGAGCCTGGACCCCGAGCAACAGTTATACGACGGTTTTATCGGTGATCGGGATCGACGTCTATGTGAGCAAGTCCGAGCGGCCGACCCTGCGCAATTAGCACAAGAGCAGTGGCCGTTCGATGACGAACGTTTGCCTGAATTATTGTTTCGTTATCGAGCACGCAACTTTCCCGATACGTTGAGCCTGGAAGAGCAAGAGCGCTGGCGAATATTCTGTCAGCAGCGTTTGTCCGCCCCGGAGTGGGGGGCTCCCAATACGCTGGAAAGTTTTCTGACGGCTGTTGCCCAATTGACGATTAGTCCTGCATCGTTTCAGCAAGAGGTTCTGGATGACTGGCTGATTCATGTCCAGGTATTACGAAAGCGTTTGAATCTTTGA
- the purU gene encoding formyltetrahydrofolate deformylase gives MRTFRLVIACPDRVGIVAKVSNFLASHNGWITEASHHSDNLSGWFFMRHEIRADSLPFGIEAFREAFAPIAQEFSMDWRITDTEQKKRVVLMASRESHCLADLLHRWHSDELDCEIACVISNHDDLRSMVEWHGIPYHHVPVDPQNKEPAFAEVSRLVKQHEAEVVVLARYMQILPPELCSEYAHKVINIHHSFLPSFVGAKPYHQASMRGVKLIGATCHYVTEELDAGPIIEQDVVRVSHSDSIEDMVRFGRDVEKMVLARGLRYHLEDRVLVHGNKTVVF, from the coding sequence ATGCGCACTTTTCGGCTGGTGATTGCTTGCCCGGACCGCGTCGGCATCGTTGCTAAAGTCAGTAACTTTCTGGCGTCACATAACGGCTGGATCACTGAAGCGAGCCATCACTCGGACAATCTCAGTGGCTGGTTCTTCATGCGTCACGAAATTCGTGCCGATTCGCTGCCTTTCGGTATCGAAGCCTTTCGCGAAGCGTTTGCACCGATTGCCCAAGAGTTCTCGATGGACTGGCGCATCACCGACACCGAGCAAAAGAAACGCGTGGTGTTGATGGCCAGCCGTGAATCCCATTGCCTGGCCGACTTGTTGCACCGCTGGCACAGCGACGAACTGGATTGCGAAATCGCCTGCGTGATTTCCAACCATGACGATTTGCGCAGCATGGTCGAGTGGCACGGTATTCCTTATCACCATGTACCGGTCGACCCGCAGAACAAGGAACCGGCCTTCGCCGAAGTTTCGCGCCTGGTCAAACAGCACGAGGCCGAAGTGGTGGTGCTTGCCCGTTACATGCAGATCCTGCCGCCCGAGTTGTGCAGCGAATATGCCCACAAGGTCATCAACATTCACCACAGCTTCCTGCCGTCGTTCGTCGGCGCCAAGCCGTATCATCAGGCTTCGATGCGTGGCGTGAAGTTGATCGGCGCCACTTGCCACTATGTCACCGAAGAGCTGGATGCCGGCCCGATCATCGAGCAGGACGTGGTGCGCGTCAGCCACAGCGACAGCATCGAAGACATGGTGCGCTTCGGTCGTGATGTCGAGAAAATGGTGCTGGCCCGTGGTTTGCGTTATCACCTGGAAGACCGGGTGTTGGTGCACGGCAACAAAACCGTCGTGTTCTGA
- a CDS encoding polysaccharide deacetylase family protein, whose product MVEPMNAPGLLLVLHDVAPQTWPDYQAFVEAVDALGTVPMTWLVVPNFHKHNDLDAHPGFRHLLSNRVALGDELALHGYYHCDEGPTPITPRDWFMRRIYTHEGEFYKLPVEAALARLRAGIEVFQRYDWPLEGFVAPAWLMSEGTRQALRQLPLRYTSDSQHLYRLPEFTAIDAPGLVWSARSAWRRGLSKIVSDQREQRWCQAPVIRLGLHPVDMRHEFSRQYWLHILKRLLDEGRVPMTKAGWLKLQRDPVGRAA is encoded by the coding sequence ATGGTTGAGCCCATGAACGCGCCCGGTCTGTTGCTGGTGCTGCACGACGTTGCGCCGCAAACCTGGCCCGACTACCAGGCCTTCGTCGAAGCCGTCGACGCACTGGGGACAGTGCCGATGACCTGGCTGGTGGTGCCGAACTTCCACAAACATAACGACCTTGACGCGCATCCGGGGTTTAGACATTTGCTCAGCAACCGTGTCGCCCTCGGCGACGAACTGGCACTGCACGGCTACTACCATTGCGATGAAGGACCGACCCCCATCACTCCTCGAGACTGGTTCATGCGCCGGATCTACACCCATGAAGGCGAGTTCTACAAGTTGCCTGTGGAAGCCGCCCTCGCCCGCCTGCGCGCTGGAATCGAAGTGTTCCAGCGTTATGACTGGCCACTGGAAGGTTTCGTCGCGCCAGCCTGGCTGATGAGCGAAGGCACCCGCCAGGCATTGCGCCAGTTGCCGTTGCGTTACACCAGCGATTCGCAGCACCTGTATCGTTTGCCGGAGTTCACCGCGATCGATGCCCCCGGCCTGGTCTGGAGCGCTCGCAGCGCCTGGCGCCGTGGCCTGTCGAAAATCGTCAGCGATCAGCGCGAACAGCGCTGGTGCCAGGCGCCGGTGATTCGTCTGGGCCTGCACCCGGTGGACATGCGCCATGAGTTCTCGCGGCAGTATTGGCTGCATATTCTCAAGCGCCTGCTCGACGAGGGCCGTGTGCCGATGACCAAGGCCGGTTGGCTGAAACTGCAACGCGACCCCGTCGGTCGCGCCGCATGA
- a CDS encoding DUF4350 domain-containing protein, whose protein sequence is MNRRGWQAVGVFIAVLLGALSVYLYFKAMPYQEEIDHGPSPEAQANPYLAAEHFLRKQGLTVSHADTLDILPTLEPRQHSLLLLGDRSNMSPRQVDQVLNWTRAGGRLLFVAEALWDEKTGQSNDLLLDRVQLHQSLSKDLKDPPPDLIDDPYPKLTKLYLENEEAPAYFSFDTAFHLDDPKNLAQAWANSGKATHMMQLSHGLGSITVVTDADLWKSPAIGQYDNAWLLWYLAADTDVTLLFNTDHDSLLTLLWRYFAQALVALIALIALGFWHVGVRNGPLLEPAPRARRRLQEHLRASADFMLRRSGQHSLLHALQQDILRRVRHRHPGFEQLGVAEQWLVLARLTGHPTRAISQAMSPRPKQRLSSAEFSRQVAHLQTLRNAL, encoded by the coding sequence TTGAACCGCCGGGGGTGGCAGGCGGTCGGCGTGTTCATCGCCGTGCTCCTGGGCGCGTTGAGTGTTTACCTGTACTTCAAGGCCATGCCCTATCAGGAAGAAATCGATCACGGCCCTTCCCCCGAAGCCCAGGCCAACCCCTACCTGGCGGCCGAGCACTTTCTGCGCAAACAGGGCCTGACCGTCAGCCATGCCGACACCCTCGACATCCTGCCGACCCTTGAGCCCCGTCAGCACAGTTTGCTGTTGCTCGGCGACCGATCGAACATGTCCCCGCGACAGGTGGATCAGGTGTTGAACTGGACCCGGGCCGGTGGACGTCTGTTATTCGTCGCCGAAGCCCTGTGGGATGAAAAAACCGGTCAGAGCAATGACCTGCTGCTCGATCGGGTGCAGTTGCACCAGTCCCTGAGCAAAGACCTCAAGGACCCGCCACCCGATCTCATCGACGACCCCTACCCCAAACTGACCAAGCTCTATCTGGAAAACGAAGAGGCGCCGGCCTACTTCAGCTTCGATACCGCGTTCCACCTCGACGACCCGAAAAACCTTGCCCAGGCCTGGGCCAACAGTGGCAAGGCCACGCACATGATGCAGCTGAGTCACGGGCTGGGTTCGATCACGGTGGTGACCGACGCCGACCTCTGGAAAAGCCCCGCTATCGGCCAGTACGACAACGCCTGGTTGCTGTGGTACCTGGCGGCCGACACCGACGTGACCTTGCTGTTCAATACCGATCACGACAGCTTGCTAACGTTGCTGTGGCGCTATTTTGCGCAAGCCCTGGTAGCGCTGATCGCCTTGATCGCCTTGGGTTTCTGGCACGTCGGCGTGCGCAATGGCCCGTTGCTGGAGCCGGCTCCCAGAGCCCGCCGGCGACTTCAGGAACACCTGCGCGCCAGCGCCGATTTCATGCTGCGCCGCAGCGGTCAGCACAGCCTGTTGCACGCCTTGCAGCAAGACATCCTGCGTCGTGTCCGCCACCGACACCCCGGTTTTGAACAACTCGGCGTCGCCGAACAATGGCTGGTGCTCGCACGCCTGACCGGCCACCCCACACGCGCCATCAGCCAGGCCATGAGCCCGCGACCGAAACAGCGGCTGTCCAGCGCTGAATTCAGCCGTCAGGTCGCCCACCTGCAAACCTTGAGGAACGCCTTATGA
- a CDS encoding glycosyltransferase family 1 protein, which yields MFIVHIADITMFYAPASGGVRTYLDAKHRRLGIKPGICHSLLIPGAHLSEQDGVYTVPAPALPFGKGYRFPLRLGPWRNVLRDLQPDLIEVGDPYLTAWAALDAKRQLDVPVIGFYHSDLPMLVSNRMGNWVTPNVEAYVSKLYGNFDRVLAPSQVMADKLIGLGVKNVFVQPLGVDLQTFNPAARDPGLRAELGIDENTHLLIFAGRGSKEKNLPVLLNCMKRLGRRYHLLLVGSSMPTLVPRNVTVLDEFCPAAQVARLMASADALVHAGDQETFGLVVLEAMASGIPVVAVAAGAFQEIVTDQCGLLCTPNNPVAMANTVRELFSQGSAALGKQARRHVEQHYAWDTVVHSLLGHYHAVLGTQWPQIANG from the coding sequence ATGTTCATCGTGCATATCGCTGACATAACCATGTTCTACGCCCCTGCCAGCGGTGGCGTGCGCACTTATCTGGATGCCAAACACCGTCGTTTGGGCATCAAACCCGGTATTTGCCATAGCCTGCTGATCCCAGGAGCGCATTTGAGTGAACAGGATGGTGTCTATACGGTTCCGGCCCCCGCCCTGCCCTTCGGCAAGGGTTATCGCTTCCCCCTCCGTCTCGGGCCGTGGCGCAATGTCCTGCGAGATTTACAGCCCGATCTGATTGAAGTCGGCGACCCTTACCTGACCGCCTGGGCCGCTTTGGACGCCAAGCGGCAACTCGATGTGCCGGTGATCGGCTTTTATCACTCCGACCTGCCGATGCTGGTCAGTAACCGCATGGGCAACTGGGTTACACCCAATGTCGAAGCTTATGTCAGCAAACTCTATGGCAACTTCGACCGGGTTCTGGCGCCGAGCCAGGTCATGGCCGACAAACTGATCGGGCTGGGGGTGAAGAACGTTTTCGTACAACCCCTGGGCGTCGACCTGCAAACGTTCAACCCCGCTGCACGGGATCCAGGCCTGCGGGCCGAATTGGGCATCGATGAAAACACTCACCTGCTGATCTTCGCCGGCCGAGGCTCCAAGGAAAAAAACCTGCCGGTGCTGCTCAATTGCATGAAGCGCCTGGGACGTCGTTACCACCTGTTGCTGGTAGGCTCGTCGATGCCGACCCTGGTGCCGCGCAATGTCACCGTCCTCGATGAGTTTTGCCCGGCGGCGCAAGTCGCGCGCCTGATGGCCAGTGCCGACGCACTGGTGCATGCCGGCGATCAGGAAACCTTTGGCCTGGTCGTCCTCGAAGCCATGGCCAGCGGCATTCCGGTGGTCGCCGTGGCGGCCGGGGCTTTCCAGGAGATTGTCACCGATCAATGCGGCCTGCTTTGTACGCCAAACAATCCAGTGGCGATGGCCAACACCGTACGTGAGCTGTTCAGCCAGGGCAGCGCCGCATTGGGTAAGCAGGCCCGTCGACATGTCGAGCAACATTACGCCTGGGACACGGTGGTCCACAGCCTGCTGGGGCACTATCACGCCGTACTCGGCACGCAATGGCCGCAGATCGCCAATGGTTGA
- a CDS encoding stage II sporulation protein M, with protein MKQSQFENRHKAEWEQFALMLERLERGKEASRIASFPSDYRRLCQHLALAQERGYSSFLVDSLQQQVLRGHQQLYRHRSRLGANMLGFILADFPRLVREQWRFVLAASLIFFGSLSGFALLVYLFPELVYSLIPAEQVSEMQNMYDPDAGHLGRLAERAASEDWVMFGYYIMHNIGIAFQTFASGLLFGLGSAFFLFFNGLMIGAVAGHLTHIGYGQTFWSFVIGHGAFELSAIALAGAAGLQLGWALIAPGRLPRAEALRLAARKSVSLICGVMLFLLIAAFIEAYWSSRSATAPLTKYLVGAALWVLVATYLLFAGRTRHAPE; from the coding sequence ATGAAGCAAAGCCAGTTCGAAAACCGCCATAAGGCCGAATGGGAGCAATTTGCACTCATGCTTGAACGGCTGGAGCGCGGCAAGGAGGCCTCACGAATCGCCAGTTTCCCCAGCGATTACCGACGGCTCTGCCAACATCTGGCGCTGGCTCAGGAACGCGGTTACAGCAGTTTTTTGGTCGACTCATTGCAGCAACAAGTGCTGCGTGGGCATCAACAGCTCTACCGGCATCGCAGTCGGCTGGGGGCCAATATGCTGGGTTTCATCCTGGCCGACTTCCCGCGACTGGTTCGCGAACAGTGGCGTTTCGTACTGGCTGCCAGCCTGATATTTTTTGGCAGCCTGAGCGGCTTCGCATTGTTGGTCTATCTGTTTCCGGAACTGGTCTACAGCCTGATCCCGGCCGAACAGGTCAGTGAAATGCAAAACATGTACGACCCCGACGCCGGTCATCTGGGGCGTTTGGCGGAACGGGCGGCCAGCGAAGACTGGGTGATGTTCGGCTACTACATCATGCACAACATCGGCATCGCCTTTCAGACCTTCGCCAGCGGTTTGCTGTTTGGCCTGGGCAGCGCGTTTTTCCTGTTCTTCAACGGCTTGATGATCGGTGCGGTGGCCGGGCACCTGACGCACATCGGCTATGGGCAAACCTTCTGGTCGTTCGTGATCGGGCACGGCGCCTTCGAACTGAGCGCCATTGCCCTGGCCGGTGCCGCCGGCCTGCAACTGGGCTGGGCATTGATCGCCCCAGGGCGCTTGCCAAGGGCCGAGGCCCTGCGACTGGCCGCGCGCAAAAGCGTGTCGCTGATTTGCGGGGTCATGCTGTTTTTGCTGATTGCGGCGTTTATCGAAGCCTACTGGTCGTCGCGCAGCGCCACTGCGCCGCTGACCAAATACCTGGTCGGCGCAGCGCTCTGGGTGTTGGTTGCGACCTATCTGCTGTTTGCCGGACGGACCCGCCATGCGCCCGAGTGA
- a CDS encoding lysylphosphatidylglycerol synthase transmembrane domain-containing protein: MSRGILLIVALLAAVLIPSLLGGGETWSRLQSFPLEWLLIMFGMILLCWVINTLRLRLLLGDQSDKVSRLKSLGVVMSAEFAYCATPGGSGGPLTIMALLARHGVRPARGSAVFAMDQLSDLLFFLCALSGILIYALFQHLSQRLEWLLTVSAISLFGGLFSCVLMARYHRSLIRLSGRLLARFNVKSTTRHRWARKLLHFLAAFTDTLKLPFQTLIKVFALTCLHWVLRYSVLYLALRGLGVDLQWAWCFLIQMLSLSAGQFSLLPGGAGAAELTSAALLAPMVGKSTAAAAILIWRTVTYYFYLVVGGPVFLLMLGRPLLKKLMKFKQA, from the coding sequence ATGAGCCGGGGAATTCTGCTGATCGTCGCGCTGCTCGCCGCGGTGCTCATCCCGTCGTTGCTGGGCGGCGGCGAGACATGGTCGCGCCTGCAAAGCTTTCCGCTGGAATGGCTGCTGATCATGTTCGGCATGATCCTGCTGTGCTGGGTGATCAACACCCTGCGCTTGCGCCTGTTGCTGGGCGATCAGAGTGACAAGGTGAGCCGCCTGAAAAGCCTCGGGGTGGTGATGTCCGCCGAGTTCGCCTACTGCGCCACCCCCGGCGGCAGTGGCGGCCCGCTGACCATCATGGCCCTGTTGGCGCGCCACGGCGTGCGGCCGGCCAGGGGCAGCGCCGTGTTCGCCATGGACCAATTGAGCGATCTGCTGTTTTTCCTCTGCGCGCTGAGCGGGATTCTGATTTATGCACTGTTCCAGCACCTCAGCCAGCGCCTGGAATGGCTGCTGACCGTCAGCGCCATTTCGTTGTTCGGCGGGCTGTTCAGTTGCGTGTTGATGGCTCGCTACCACCGCTCGCTGATTCGTCTGAGCGGTCGGTTGCTCGCCCGATTCAATGTCAAATCAACGACTCGACACCGCTGGGCACGAAAGCTCCTGCACTTCCTGGCGGCGTTCACTGACACCTTGAAGTTACCCTTTCAGACACTGATCAAGGTATTCGCCCTGACCTGCCTGCATTGGGTCTTGCGTTACAGCGTGCTGTATCTGGCGTTGCGCGGGCTGGGCGTGGATTTGCAGTGGGCCTGGTGCTTTCTGATCCAGATGCTGTCATTGAGTGCGGGGCAATTCAGCCTGTTGCCCGGTGGTGCCGGGGCGGCGGAACTGACGTCGGCGGCGCTGCTGGCGCCCATGGTGGGGAAATCCACCGCGGCGGCGGCGATTCTGATCTGGCGGACGGTGACTTATTACTTCTATCTGGTGGTCGGTGGCCCGGTGTTTCTGCTGATGCTCGGGCGGCCATTGCTGAAGAAGTTGATGAAGTTCAAGCAAGCTTGA
- a CDS encoding DUF4129 domain-containing protein — MRPSDASAVIRPRTSWEAMDLGVLLSQRHRRLLMTSWAIVTLPVFALLTLLLWDSPSLAVFLFWWLKPAFDRLPLYILSKAMFGETPTLKQALRQWPRLLKPQLLASLTWRRLSLSRSFLMPVVQLEGLEGLARQQRLRVLLQRNAGAAQWLTIIGVHLETALWIGLMVLFYMFLPLQVELDWGWQTLIAAATQDWRWLEHLTNAFYALVLVVWEPIYVACGFSLYLNRRTWLEAWDIELVFRRLRQRLSSAVITLLLAAFVLVPTGQSVWAAEPGMSPDSPRLLEQPLTSQASRDSIKAILDQPPFKNKETVTRYRFGEDKPADDTAHGGQTPAWLKALFGLLDSQRFGVLASLIEVVLWGTVIAAIGLLIWRYRDWLQAFVSRRPALNRQATRPLPQQAFGLDLNRETLPADIAASAESLWQTNPREALGLLYRALLSHLLHDFNMALKPADTEGEVLQRVEQLKQPALLAFSKNLTAHWQNMAYGHRLPPAHLQQELCDGWRALFGPGAVR; from the coding sequence ATGCGCCCGAGTGACGCCAGTGCGGTGATTCGCCCGCGCACCAGCTGGGAAGCCATGGACCTGGGGGTGCTGCTGAGTCAGCGTCATCGGCGCCTGCTGATGACCAGTTGGGCCATCGTGACCTTGCCGGTCTTCGCCCTGCTCACCCTACTGCTATGGGATTCGCCCTCCCTCGCCGTGTTCCTGTTCTGGTGGCTCAAACCGGCGTTCGATCGGCTGCCGCTGTACATCCTGTCCAAAGCCATGTTCGGCGAAACGCCCACGCTGAAACAGGCCCTGCGCCAGTGGCCGCGCCTGCTCAAGCCGCAACTGCTGGCCAGCCTGACCTGGCGTCGCCTGAGCCTGAGCCGCAGTTTTCTGATGCCGGTGGTGCAACTCGAAGGCCTGGAAGGCCTGGCGCGACAACAGCGTTTGCGCGTGCTATTGCAGCGCAACGCCGGTGCCGCGCAATGGCTGACGATCATTGGTGTGCATCTGGAAACCGCGTTGTGGATCGGCCTGATGGTGCTGTTCTACATGTTCTTGCCACTGCAGGTCGAACTCGACTGGGGCTGGCAGACCTTGATTGCCGCCGCCACACAAGACTGGCGCTGGCTGGAACACCTGACCAATGCTTTTTACGCTCTGGTGCTAGTGGTCTGGGAACCGATTTATGTCGCCTGTGGTTTCAGCCTTTATCTGAACCGGCGCACATGGCTGGAAGCCTGGGACATCGAACTGGTATTCCGCCGCTTGCGCCAACGCTTGAGCAGCGCAGTCATTACGCTGCTGCTGGCGGCGTTTGTGCTGGTGCCGACGGGGCAAAGCGTCTGGGCCGCCGAACCGGGCATGTCACCGGACAGCCCGCGTCTGCTGGAGCAACCCCTGACCAGTCAGGCATCCCGAGACAGCATCAAGGCCATCCTCGATCAACCACCGTTCAAGAACAAGGAAACGGTAACCCGCTATCGGTTCGGCGAAGACAAACCCGCCGACGACACTGCGCACGGTGGTCAAACACCCGCCTGGTTGAAGGCGCTGTTCGGCTTGCTCGACAGCCAGCGTTTCGGCGTGTTGGCCAGCCTGATCGAAGTGGTGCTGTGGGGCACGGTGATTGCCGCCATCGGCTTGTTGATCTGGCGTTACCGCGACTGGCTGCAGGCGTTCGTCAGCCGCCGGCCAGCGTTAAACCGTCAAGCGACGCGGCCGTTACCGCAGCAGGCGTTCGGCCTGGACCTCAACCGCGAAACCCTGCCCGCCGATATCGCGGCCAGCGCCGAAAGCCTCTGGCAGACCAACCCGCGTGAAGCCCTCGGTTTGCTCTATCGCGCCCTGCTCAGTCACTTGTTGCACGACTTCAACATGGCGCTCAAACCCGCCGACACCGAAGGCGAAGTGCTTCAGCGCGTTGAACAATTGAAGCAACCGGCGTTGCTGGCCTTCAGCAAAAACCTGACCGCGCACTGGCAGAACATGGCCTACGGGCATCGCCTGCCCCCGGCGCATTTGCAACAGGAACTCTGTGACGGCTGGCGCGCGTTGTTCGGCCCGGGAGCAGTCCGTTGA
- the mvaT gene encoding histone-like nucleoid-structuring protein MvaT, with translation MSLITEYNATKQAIEELQQRLADLSKDDKLQKELEFEGKLRTLMGEYSKSLRDIIALLDPDSKTKPQRGGAVKTTGTKRARKVKQYKNPHNGEVIETKGGNHKTLKEWKAKWGGDVVEGWATLLG, from the coding sequence ATGTCCTTGATCACCGAATACAACGCCACAAAACAAGCTATTGAAGAACTGCAACAGCGTCTGGCGGACCTGTCCAAAGACGACAAACTGCAAAAAGAGCTGGAATTCGAAGGCAAACTGCGCACCCTGATGGGCGAATACTCCAAATCCCTGCGCGACATCATTGCCCTGTTGGATCCAGACTCCAAAACCAAGCCTCAACGTGGCGGCGCAGTAAAAACTACCGGCACCAAGCGTGCTCGCAAAGTTAAACAATACAAAAACCCGCACAACGGCGAAGTCATCGAAACCAAAGGTGGCAACCACAAGACTCTGAAAGAGTGGAAAGCCAAGTGGGGCGGTGACGTGGTTGAAGGCTGGGCTACCCTGCTGGGCTAA